The following are from one region of the Quercus robur chromosome 1, dhQueRobu3.1, whole genome shotgun sequence genome:
- the LOC126691206 gene encoding zinc finger CCCH domain-containing protein ZFN-like isoform X3 encodes MWQMNLRSSETMESGPYPERPGEPDCSYYIRTGLCRFGATCRFNHPPNRKLAIATARMKGEFPERIGQPECQYYLKTGTCKFGATCKFHHPRDKAGVAGRVALNILGYPLRPNEAECAYYLRTGQCKFGNTCKFHHPQPTNMMVSLNGSTVYPTVQSPTTGQQSYAGGITNWSRASFIPSPRWQGPSSYAPLLLHQGMVSVPGWNAYGVSIQGQLGSVSSSETQQQTVANSQIYGTSRQGESTSAGSQGTFSPFRSGSVPVGFYALQRENVFPERPGQPECQFYMKTGDCKYGAVCRFHHPRERLIPAPDCVLSTLGLPLRPGEPLCIFYSRYGICKFGPSCKFDHPMGIFAYNISASSSADAPVRRLLGSSSGTAALNLSSEGLVDAGSAKPRRLSLSESRQMPSGDDNIDTEE; translated from the exons ATGTGGCAAATGAACTTGAGATCAAGTGAAACAATGGAATCTGGGCCATATCCTGAGCGTCCTGGAGAGCCAGATTGTTCTTATTACATAAGGACTGGCCTCTGTAGATTTGGGGCAACATGTAGATTTAATCATCCTCCTAACAGGAAGCTG GCTATTGCCACTGCACGGATGAAGGGGGAGTTCCCAGAAAGAATAGGACAACCAGAATGTCAG TACTACCTGAAGACAGGAACTTGCAAGTTTGGAGCCACATGCAAGTTTCATCATCCTAGAGACAAGGCTGGGGTTGCTGGAAGAGTTGCCTTAAATATTTTAGGCTATCCACTTCGCCCG AATGAGGCTGAATGTGCCTATTATTTAAGAACTGGCCAATGCAAATTTGGAAACACCTGTAAATTCCATCACCCTCAACCAACTAATATGATGGTTTCATTGAATGGTTCAACTGTTTATCCAACTGTCCAGTCTCCAACTACTGGTCAGCAGTCATATGCAGGAGGAATTACAAATTGGTCAAGAGCATCTTTTATTCCCAGTCCACGCTGGCAAGGACCTTCGAGTTATGCACCATTGCTTCTACATCAAGGAATGGTGTCAGTTCCTGGATGGAATGCCTACGGC GTCTCTATTCAGGGTCAGCTCGGATCAGTTTCGTCTTCAGAGACCCAGCAGCAAACAGTGGCAAACAGTCAGATTTATGGAACCTCACGCCAAGGTGAATCCACTAGTGCAGGATCTCAAGGGACATTTTCTCCATTTCGTTCAGGCTCTGTCCCTGTAGGGTTCTATGCTTTGCAGAGGGAGAATGTATTTCCTGAGAGACCTGGCCAACCTGAATGCCAGTTTTACATGAAAACTGGTGACTGTAAGTATGGTGCAGTTTGTCGGTTTCATCATCCTAGAGAGAGACTAATTCCTGCTCCAGATTGTGTCTTGAGTACCTTGGGTCTTCCTTTACGTCCG GGAGAACCTTTATGCATCTTCTATTCTCGCTATGGTATCTGCAAATTTGGTCCAAGTTGCAAGTTTGACCACCCCATGGGAATTTTTGCGTACAATATCTCTGCATCATCTTCAGCTGATGCCCCTGTGCGACGTTTGTTGGGGTCATCATCAGGAACCGCTGCATTAAATTTGTCATCCGAAGGACTTGTTGATGCAGGCTCGGCAAAGCCCAGGCGACTTTCATTGTCAGAGAGTAGACAGATGCCTTCTGGT
- the LOC126691206 gene encoding zinc finger CCCH domain-containing protein ZFN-like isoform X1 encodes MEFEAGIPMSRAAAAAAAAAAAAAAAAAAAVSVTEPPSLSPNSDAMWQMNLRSSETMESGPYPERPGEPDCSYYIRTGLCRFGATCRFNHPPNRKLAIATARMKGEFPERIGQPECQYYLKTGTCKFGATCKFHHPRDKAGVAGRVALNILGYPLRPNEAECAYYLRTGQCKFGNTCKFHHPQPTNMMVSLNGSTVYPTVQSPTTGQQSYAGGITNWSRASFIPSPRWQGPSSYAPLLLHQGMVSVPGWNAYGVSIQGQLGSVSSSETQQQTVANSQIYGTSRQGESTSAGSQGTFSPFRSGSVPVGFYALQRENVFPERPGQPECQFYMKTGDCKYGAVCRFHHPRERLIPAPDCVLSTLGLPLRPGEPLCIFYSRYGICKFGPSCKFDHPMGIFAYNISASSSADAPVRRLLGSSSGTAALNLSSEGLVDAGSAKPRRLSLSESRQMPSGDDNIDTEE; translated from the exons ATGGAATTCGAGGCCGGAATTCCGATGTCCCgagctgctgctgctgctgcggCTGCCGcggctgctgctgctgccgcgGCTGCCGCCGCTGTCTCTGTGACTGAACCTCCCTCGCTCTCACCCAACTCAG ATGCAATGTGGCAAATGAACTTGAGATCAAGTGAAACAATGGAATCTGGGCCATATCCTGAGCGTCCTGGAGAGCCAGATTGTTCTTATTACATAAGGACTGGCCTCTGTAGATTTGGGGCAACATGTAGATTTAATCATCCTCCTAACAGGAAGCTG GCTATTGCCACTGCACGGATGAAGGGGGAGTTCCCAGAAAGAATAGGACAACCAGAATGTCAG TACTACCTGAAGACAGGAACTTGCAAGTTTGGAGCCACATGCAAGTTTCATCATCCTAGAGACAAGGCTGGGGTTGCTGGAAGAGTTGCCTTAAATATTTTAGGCTATCCACTTCGCCCG AATGAGGCTGAATGTGCCTATTATTTAAGAACTGGCCAATGCAAATTTGGAAACACCTGTAAATTCCATCACCCTCAACCAACTAATATGATGGTTTCATTGAATGGTTCAACTGTTTATCCAACTGTCCAGTCTCCAACTACTGGTCAGCAGTCATATGCAGGAGGAATTACAAATTGGTCAAGAGCATCTTTTATTCCCAGTCCACGCTGGCAAGGACCTTCGAGTTATGCACCATTGCTTCTACATCAAGGAATGGTGTCAGTTCCTGGATGGAATGCCTACGGC GTCTCTATTCAGGGTCAGCTCGGATCAGTTTCGTCTTCAGAGACCCAGCAGCAAACAGTGGCAAACAGTCAGATTTATGGAACCTCACGCCAAGGTGAATCCACTAGTGCAGGATCTCAAGGGACATTTTCTCCATTTCGTTCAGGCTCTGTCCCTGTAGGGTTCTATGCTTTGCAGAGGGAGAATGTATTTCCTGAGAGACCTGGCCAACCTGAATGCCAGTTTTACATGAAAACTGGTGACTGTAAGTATGGTGCAGTTTGTCGGTTTCATCATCCTAGAGAGAGACTAATTCCTGCTCCAGATTGTGTCTTGAGTACCTTGGGTCTTCCTTTACGTCCG GGAGAACCTTTATGCATCTTCTATTCTCGCTATGGTATCTGCAAATTTGGTCCAAGTTGCAAGTTTGACCACCCCATGGGAATTTTTGCGTACAATATCTCTGCATCATCTTCAGCTGATGCCCCTGTGCGACGTTTGTTGGGGTCATCATCAGGAACCGCTGCATTAAATTTGTCATCCGAAGGACTTGTTGATGCAGGCTCGGCAAAGCCCAGGCGACTTTCATTGTCAGAGAGTAGACAGATGCCTTCTGGT
- the LOC126691206 gene encoding zinc finger CCCH domain-containing protein ZFN-like isoform X2 encodes MEFEAGIPMSRAAAAAAAAAAAAAAAAAAAVSVTEPPSLSPNSDAMWQMNLRSSETMESGPYPERPGEPDCSYYIRTGLCRFGATCRFNHPPNRKLAIATARMKGEFPERIGQPECQYYLKTGTCKFGATCKFHHPRDKAGVAGRVALNILGYPLRPNEAECAYYLRTGQCKFGNTCKFHHPQPTNMMVSLNGSTVYPTVQSPTTGQQSYAGGITNWSRASFIPSPRWQGPSSYAPLLLHQGMVSVPGWNAYGGQLGSVSSSETQQQTVANSQIYGTSRQGESTSAGSQGTFSPFRSGSVPVGFYALQRENVFPERPGQPECQFYMKTGDCKYGAVCRFHHPRERLIPAPDCVLSTLGLPLRPGEPLCIFYSRYGICKFGPSCKFDHPMGIFAYNISASSSADAPVRRLLGSSSGTAALNLSSEGLVDAGSAKPRRLSLSESRQMPSGDDNIDTEE; translated from the exons ATGGAATTCGAGGCCGGAATTCCGATGTCCCgagctgctgctgctgctgcggCTGCCGcggctgctgctgctgccgcgGCTGCCGCCGCTGTCTCTGTGACTGAACCTCCCTCGCTCTCACCCAACTCAG ATGCAATGTGGCAAATGAACTTGAGATCAAGTGAAACAATGGAATCTGGGCCATATCCTGAGCGTCCTGGAGAGCCAGATTGTTCTTATTACATAAGGACTGGCCTCTGTAGATTTGGGGCAACATGTAGATTTAATCATCCTCCTAACAGGAAGCTG GCTATTGCCACTGCACGGATGAAGGGGGAGTTCCCAGAAAGAATAGGACAACCAGAATGTCAG TACTACCTGAAGACAGGAACTTGCAAGTTTGGAGCCACATGCAAGTTTCATCATCCTAGAGACAAGGCTGGGGTTGCTGGAAGAGTTGCCTTAAATATTTTAGGCTATCCACTTCGCCCG AATGAGGCTGAATGTGCCTATTATTTAAGAACTGGCCAATGCAAATTTGGAAACACCTGTAAATTCCATCACCCTCAACCAACTAATATGATGGTTTCATTGAATGGTTCAACTGTTTATCCAACTGTCCAGTCTCCAACTACTGGTCAGCAGTCATATGCAGGAGGAATTACAAATTGGTCAAGAGCATCTTTTATTCCCAGTCCACGCTGGCAAGGACCTTCGAGTTATGCACCATTGCTTCTACATCAAGGAATGGTGTCAGTTCCTGGATGGAATGCCTACGGC GGTCAGCTCGGATCAGTTTCGTCTTCAGAGACCCAGCAGCAAACAGTGGCAAACAGTCAGATTTATGGAACCTCACGCCAAGGTGAATCCACTAGTGCAGGATCTCAAGGGACATTTTCTCCATTTCGTTCAGGCTCTGTCCCTGTAGGGTTCTATGCTTTGCAGAGGGAGAATGTATTTCCTGAGAGACCTGGCCAACCTGAATGCCAGTTTTACATGAAAACTGGTGACTGTAAGTATGGTGCAGTTTGTCGGTTTCATCATCCTAGAGAGAGACTAATTCCTGCTCCAGATTGTGTCTTGAGTACCTTGGGTCTTCCTTTACGTCCG GGAGAACCTTTATGCATCTTCTATTCTCGCTATGGTATCTGCAAATTTGGTCCAAGTTGCAAGTTTGACCACCCCATGGGAATTTTTGCGTACAATATCTCTGCATCATCTTCAGCTGATGCCCCTGTGCGACGTTTGTTGGGGTCATCATCAGGAACCGCTGCATTAAATTTGTCATCCGAAGGACTTGTTGATGCAGGCTCGGCAAAGCCCAGGCGACTTTCATTGTCAGAGAGTAGACAGATGCCTTCTGGT